A segment of the Bacteroidales bacterium genome:
GGCTGAAAAAGAACTGAGGCATGCGATGGACAAGCTTGACCTGGCCCTTGAAAACGCGAATATCGGGATATGGTCATGGCAGATCAATACAAATGAATTCGAATGGGATGACCGCATAGGACAGATGATTTGCGGTGAAAAGGCCGCCGTGAAAGCTACCTATGAGCATTTTGAGAGATACATTTACGAGGAAGATATTTCTCATTTTCAGAAAGCAGTAAAGAAAGCAACTGATGAACATACAACCCTGGATACCATTTTCAGGATCAGGAAAAATGGTGAATACAGCTACTTTGAAGCGAAAGGTCATGTGGATAAGGATGAGCAGGGTAGAGCTTTCAAAATGAGTGGGGTGCTTATTGATATCACCTCAATGCAAAAAACAACGGATAAAACGCTTTTAAACCTGAATGAGGATCTTCTGAGGTCAAATAAAGAGCTTGAGCAGTTTGCTTATGTAGCTTCGCACGACTTACAGGAACCGCTACGCATGGTTTCGAGTTTCACCCAGTTACTTGCCTCACGATATAAAGACAAACTCGACCATGAAGCCATGGAATTCATTGATTTTGCCGTTGACGGGGCACAACGTATGCAACGCCTGATTAATGACCTGTTACAATACTCCCGTGTAAAGACAAGGGCAAAAGAACTTGATTGGGTGAATATGAATACCGTGGTAAGTGAAACCATGAAGCTGTTATCAGTGAAAATTAAAGAGAAAAACGCCCAGATAACGAGTGAACGTCTCCCTGTTGTTTTTGCCGATGAAAACCAGATGATCCAGTTATTTCAGAACCTGGTGGAAAACGGAATGAAATTCGCTGAAAAAAAACCCGAAATAAAAATAGGCTGCTCCGAGGAACAGAACTATTTCGAATTCTCCGTAACCGACAATGGCATTGGTATAGAGCCACAATATTACGATCGGATTTTCCAGATTTTTCAGCGGTTGCACCTGCGCGACCAATACGGCGGCACCGGTATCGGGCTTGCCATATGCCAGCGGATTGTGGAACGGCATGGCGGAAAAATATGGGTGGCATCATCAAACGGACATGGAACAACATTTAAGTTTACAATAAAAAAGAATTAGTATGGAGGACAGTGTACTGAATACAATCGATATCCTGATCGTTGAGGATAATAAAGGCGATGCCAGGCTGATTAAAGAGGTCTTTTTTGAAAACCGGATTTTTAATTCCCTTCATTTTGTGAGTGACGGTATTGAAGCCATGGATTTTCTCAATGCAAGGGGAAATTTTGAAGGCAGGTCGCTGCCTGATCTGATCATTCTCGATCTGAACCTTCCCCGGAAAGACGGAAGGGAAGTACTGGCAGAGATTAAGGCTGACGAAAGGTTGAAGCATATTCCTGTTGTAGTCATGACTATATCACAGGCTGATGAGGATATCCTGAAATCATATAATCTTCACGCCAACTGTTATGTAACCAAACCCATTGACCTTGCCCAGTTTTCAAGGGTGGTAAGATCGATTGAAAATTTCTGGTTTACCATCGTTAAACTTCCGCCTAAAAAGTAACCGGTGGAAGCCCCTCTAAATATATTACTGGTTGAAGACAACAGGGGTGATGTTGCCCTATTCAAAGAGTTACTCAGGGAATCGGATATCAGCTTCAAGCTTACTCATTCTTCATCGGTAAAAGAAACCATAAGTCAGCACAGTAGCTCAATCTTTGACCTTATACTGCTTGATCTCGGGTTACCTGACAGCAACGGGATTGATACACTCAAACGAATAAAGGAGTGTTTCGTAAATACGGCGCTCATCATAATGACAGGCTGGGATGACGGTGAAACAGCACTCCAGGCATTAAGAGAAGGTGCCCAGGATTACCTGATCAAGAACAGGATGAATGCCGACATGGTTTCAAGGAGTATCAAATACAGCATCGAAAGGAAGAAGATCGGCGAGCTTCTGCACAACAGTGAAGACAGGTACCGACAACTGAATGCCGGACTCGAAATAAAGGTAAGAGAAAGAACTACCGAGTTGGAACTGCTGAATCACAAGCTTCAGAAAGAACTTTCGGAACGTATTAAAATCGAAGAGGAGCTACGTAAAAGCGAGACTCAGCTAATTGAGCTGAATGCCACAAAAGACAAGTTTTTTAATATTGTAGCCCATGACCTTAAAAACCCTTTTACAAGCCTACTGGGGTCTACCGAATTGTTATTCCAGAATATTGAGTTGCTGGACCGGGCTGGTATTAAAAAACTGGCAGTGATCCTGAACGACTCGGCAAAGAGCGGGTATG
Coding sequences within it:
- a CDS encoding response regulator encodes the protein MEDSVLNTIDILIVEDNKGDARLIKEVFFENRIFNSLHFVSDGIEAMDFLNARGNFEGRSLPDLIILDLNLPRKDGREVLAEIKADERLKHIPVVVMTISQADEDILKSYNLHANCYVTKPIDLAQFSRVVRSIENFWFTIVKLPPKK
- a CDS encoding hybrid sensor histidine kinase/response regulator, with product MEAPLNILLVEDNRGDVALFKELLRESDISFKLTHSSSVKETISQHSSSIFDLILLDLGLPDSNGIDTLKRIKECFVNTALIIMTGWDDGETALQALREGAQDYLIKNRMNADMVSRSIKYSIERKKIGELLHNSEDRYRQLNAGLEIKVRERTTELELLNHKLQKELSERIKIEEELRKSETQLIELNATKDKFFNIVAHDLKNPFTSLLGSTELLFQNIELLDRAGIKKLAVILNDSAKSGYAILQNLLDWSRSQTGLLKINPENLNLKAIIDENILNLELFSSNKDIDVISEVNPDTAIYADKNMVNTIVRNLISNALKFSYRSGKIRISAFPDDEFMVVSVRDNGIGIPADKIDKLFRIDTKFSMPGTENEQGTGLGLKLCKEFVEKQGGKIWVTSEENKGSDFRFTLAKT